The Geobacillus stearothermophilus ATCC 12980 genome contains a region encoding:
- the mtnW gene encoding 2,3-diketo-5-methylthiopentyl-1-phosphate enolase yields MSAVIATYLLHDEHDIRQKAEGIALGLTVGTWTDLPQLEQDQLRKHKGEVVAIEELGESERVNAYFGKRLKRAIVKIAYPTVNFSADLPALLVTTFGKLSLDGEVRLLDLEFPEEWKRQFPGPRFGIAGIREKVGVYDRPLLMSIFKGIVGRDLAYLTSELKKQALGGVDLVKDDEILFDSDRLPFAKRITEGKAALEEVYEQTGKRTLYAVNLTGKTFELKEKAKRAAELGADVLLFNVFAYGLDVLQGLREDEEISVPIMAHPAFSGAITPSEFYGVAPSLLLGKLLRLAGADFVLFPSPYGSVALEREQALGIARALTDEQEPFARAFPVPSAGIHPGLVPLLVRDFGLDSVVNAGGGIHGHPDGAIGGGKAFRAAIDAALVGRPLREAAKDNEALQKAIDRWGAIEVEA; encoded by the coding sequence ATGAGTGCAGTCATTGCGACGTATTTGCTTCATGATGAACACGATATTCGCCAAAAAGCGGAAGGAATCGCGCTCGGCTTGACAGTCGGCACATGGACCGACTTGCCGCAGCTAGAGCAAGACCAGCTTCGCAAGCATAAAGGGGAAGTCGTTGCGATCGAAGAGCTTGGCGAGAGCGAGCGGGTAAACGCCTATTTCGGCAAGCGGTTGAAGCGGGCAATCGTCAAAATCGCTTACCCGACCGTCAACTTCAGCGCCGATTTGCCAGCATTGTTGGTGACGACGTTCGGCAAGCTGTCGCTTGACGGGGAAGTGCGGTTGCTTGATTTGGAATTTCCGGAAGAATGGAAGCGGCAGTTTCCGGGGCCGCGCTTTGGCATCGCCGGCATTCGCGAAAAGGTCGGAGTGTACGACCGCCCGCTGTTGATGAGCATTTTCAAGGGCATCGTTGGCCGCGATTTGGCGTATTTGACATCAGAGTTGAAAAAGCAAGCGCTTGGCGGCGTTGACTTGGTCAAAGATGACGAAATTTTGTTTGACAGCGATCGTCTGCCATTTGCGAAGCGCATTACAGAAGGCAAAGCGGCGCTCGAAGAGGTGTACGAACAAACAGGCAAGCGGACGCTGTATGCCGTCAACTTGACCGGCAAAACGTTTGAACTGAAAGAAAAAGCGAAACGGGCGGCTGAGCTTGGCGCCGATGTGCTGTTGTTCAACGTGTTCGCCTATGGATTGGACGTCCTACAAGGGTTGCGGGAAGATGAAGAGATTTCCGTTCCGATCATGGCCCACCCGGCGTTCAGCGGCGCGATCACGCCGTCGGAGTTTTACGGCGTCGCCCCGTCGCTCTTGCTTGGAAAGCTTTTGCGGCTTGCCGGCGCCGACTTTGTTCTGTTCCCGTCGCCGTACGGCAGCGTCGCCTTGGAGCGCGAGCAGGCGCTTGGCATCGCCCGGGCGCTGACCGATGAACAAGAGCCGTTTGCCCGGGCGTTTCCAGTGCCATCGGCCGGCATCCATCCGGGCTTGGTGCCGCTCCTTGTCCGCGATTTTGGCCTTGACAGCGTCGTCAACGCCGGCGGCGGCATCCACGGCCACCCGGACGGGGCGATCGGCGGCGGAAAGGCGTTTCGCGCCGCCATCGACGCAGCGCTGGTCGGCCGTCCGCTTCGTGAAGCGGCGAAAGACAACGAGGCGCTGCAAAAGGCGATCGACCGCTGGGGCGCTATTGAGGTGGAAGCATGA